CTCGCGGCCGAGCGAGTCCACGCAGCCGACCTGCCGGAAGCGGTCGTCCCCGGCGGCCAGGAAGCCCTGGGCGACGCCGGTCAGCACCTCCTGTGCGACCGGGTCGGAGCGGCTCCATGCGCCGGTCAGCAGCAGGGTCTTGTCGACCAGTTCGGCCCGCTGGATCCGGGCCACGGCGGCGGTCAGCAGCACGGCGTTGACCTCGTCCAGCTCGGCGGGGGAGAGGTAGGTCTCGGCGTACGAGCTCTGCCCGGTCATCGCGGCGGCCAGCCGGCGGCGCAGCTCGGGGAACGCGTAGTGCCGGACGGCGGACACCGAGTCCTCGACCGCGACCAGCCAGCGCGGGCCGGGCGAGACCTCCCAGCAGATCTCGTCGTCCACCGGCATCAGCTCGCCGATCCGGGCGTGCCAGAGCTCGGCGCCGGTCGGGGCGTTCGGGTCGGGACGCTCGCCGGGGCCCGGCCAGTCGGCCTTGGCGGTCAGGCTCAAGGTGACGGTGTAGCGCAGTGCGTACTCGTCCTGGCTGAGCGGCTGGACGCCGAGCAGGGCCCAGTGGTCCGGGGCGGGGAGGCTGAACGAGCCGCGCTGGTCGGTGAGCCCCAGCGCCCGCAGGGCGGGAGCGAAGTGCTCGCGCATCCCTTCGGCGAAGAGTTCCTGAGCAGCGGTCATCGCGGTGTCCTCAAGTGGTGGGGGTGGCGGAGAACCTCACCGGGAGGGCGGTCCGCTTCGTGTACCTCCAAGTTATGTCTGGGACCGAACTACCCGCTGCGGGCGAACGGCCGCAGTGAGGGGGTCTTTGGGCCCGACCGGGCATGCCGCATGATGTGGCGGGTGCACAGTCCCGAACACCCGGCCCCCGACCTCGCCGAAGCCGTCCGCGCGGCGCAGCGCGGTGACGAGGACGCCTTCCGGCTGCTCTTCCGGACCGTCCAGCCCGGCCTGCTGCGCTACCTGCGGGTGCTGGTCGGCGGCGGTCCCGAGGACGCCGAGGACATCGCCTCCGAGGCCTGGCTGCAGATCGCCCGCGACCTGGCCGGCTTCCAGGGGGACGCGGACGGCTTCCGGGGCTGGGCCGCCACCATCGCCCGGAACCGGGCGATGGACCACCTGCGCCGGGTCCGCCGCCGTCCGGTGGCCGACCTGCCGGTCGAGTACCTGGCCGAGCTGGCGGCGGCCGAGGACACGGCGGGGAGCGCGGTCTCGCTGGTCTCCACCGCCGACGCGCTCGCGCTGATATCCCGGCTGCCGCCGGACCAGGCCGAGGCGGTGCTGCTCCGGGTGGTGCTCGGGCTGGACGCGGAGGGGGCGGCCCAGGTGCTCGGCAAGCGGTCGGGCTCGGTCCGGATGGCCTCGCACCGGGGTCTGCGGCGGCTGGCCAAGCTGCTGGAGCAGACCGGTGGCCGGTCGGCCGGCATCCCCGCGCGGCAGTCGGCCGCGGTCGCCGGAAGGAATTCTCCGCAGGGTGTGACAGCAGGCCGGTCCGCGACGCTGAAGGACATGAGATGAGCACCAACCGATCCCGGCGGATCGACCGGGCCACCGCCGAGCAGCTGCTCGCCGGTGCCCCGAGCGACCCGTCGGCCGGTCAGGCCCGGCTCGCCGGCCGTACGGTCCCCCCCGGCCACGCGGCCCTCGCCGGGCTGCTCGCCGCCGCCACTGCCCCCGAAGTCGGCGACGGCGAGCAGCCTGGCGAGCAAGCGGCCCTCACGGCGTTTCGGACGGTGCGGGACCAGTCGGCCGCAGCCCCCCTGGGCCGGGCCACGAAGGCGGTCGCGGTGACCAGGCGGGCCCGGGCGTTCAGCGCCAAGGCCCTGCTCGCCGCAGGTCTGGCCACCGCGCTCGGCGGTGTCGCGGTCGCGGCGACCACCGGCGGCCTGACCCATCTGCCGGGCGGTCTCGGTGGCGGTCCGGAGGCGCAGGCTCCGATGAGCGCGCTGCCGAGCGCGT
This genomic interval from Kitasatospora gansuensis contains the following:
- a CDS encoding RNA polymerase sigma factor → MWRVHSPEHPAPDLAEAVRAAQRGDEDAFRLLFRTVQPGLLRYLRVLVGGGPEDAEDIASEAWLQIARDLAGFQGDADGFRGWAATIARNRAMDHLRRVRRRPVADLPVEYLAELAAAEDTAGSAVSLVSTADALALISRLPPDQAEAVLLRVVLGLDAEGAAQVLGKRSGSVRMASHRGLRRLAKLLEQTGGRSAGIPARQSAAVAGRNSPQGVTAGRSATLKDMR